In the genome of Augochlora pura isolate Apur16 chromosome 8, APUR_v2.2.1, whole genome shotgun sequence, one region contains:
- the Rhogap1a gene encoding rho GTPase activating protein at 1A isoform X2, whose amino-acid sequence MSVFGDFQRVWVQRFPDSALPAAWEEDVRANLVKHKQKVSALREELEKEEFYVEYLERLLADVERHKQLANSNIVITAEKQQLADSQNQQICQSAENSLFDVTNASRVQQTEQLAPSLPVREDISKFQDKCVSELSSTLNTSKRPKSEIPRSPDKVPELRRNSDPDVPSNYVTVIEVTGSSKKEKNEESLKEEDEKDGEDGDAEVSEEEPYYDSVALDQTGEYVYIDARVPPVGNNNGNRVPPRRPPSLPDSPGNQSNYVNIDYFIQHRAALDSEDEEGASPAPPILLRALSTDNETGSSDAEPLSLSEGSLESPTPTTPRRQEKSKDREDDRTSMIKCIVNSVVESETVYVECLNVMLQYMKAIRATLTTSQPVISEDEFGTMFYKIPELHEQHQTFLNGLRKKLEKWDCKTTIGEQFKVMASNIALYGAFLHNYARATDTVRRCSAHSTQFGEITKDIRLRGFPKGPGLSLEDLLHKPVARVQKNALVLHDLLKHTPVNHADHAPLSEALAMTRNFLDEFNIIQTKSMFPSHDRAQRRLVKNSFVVELSDGHRKLRHLFLFNDVIACAKYKASGRDKFTFELKWYVPVAEAVVTEDGIEPRETSPANVVALRSQACTVRDQILWEERNDEKRTRLGGRGSEKNRKKLAELEAQLVLASPNLVLRVAHKSQHRMQNSYTFFLSSEFERSQWVEAVEALQQVMRSHMYLDKSKGGQPPGPLPLSMYELQAWVTACRTYLQTDMGSYLLRSGRDESLLLGDLHLTLLGLTPPGLDRIGDLYIIVEVDSYGHYFKRARSRVARGQAPTWGETFVVELEGSQNVRILLYEECGTRSVLRGKCIQRLSRSWLQSDQVERSLNLGPATLDVALRFVPSEVTLRRVPSAKPQGLFGAKIQQVCKREKRDVPFIITACVREVERRGVGEVGLYRVSGSASDLTKLRKSFESNSYEAEQLLKEVDVHSVTGVLKLYLREMPEALFTDALYPAFLEAFQTGELSKGNALRRVYESLPTVNKAVIDFLLTHLIRVNKHEAQNKMSLHNLATVFGPTLLRPGTNSRSDAKSRDPLAAGTVDVMAQAGILYCFLQMHMQQKNQSL is encoded by the exons ATGAGCGTTTTCGGGGATTTCCAGCGTGTCTGGGTACAAAGATTCCCGGACAGCGCCTTGCCGGCGGCCTGGGAAGAAGACGTCAGGGCCAACCTAGTCAAGCATAAACAGAAG GTGTCTGCTCTGAGAGAGGAActtgaaaaagaagaattctATGTGGAATATTTGGAAAGGTTACTAGCCGACGTAGAACGTCACAAACAATTGGCTAACAGCAACATTGTAATAACTGCTGAAAAGCAGCAGCTTGCAGATTCTCAAAACCAACAGATCTGTCAATCAGCAGAAAATAGTCTGTTTGATGTAACAAACGCATCTCGTGTGCAACAAACGGAGCAACTGGCTCCATCTCTTCCCGTGCGCGAGGATATAAGTAAGTTTCAAGACAAATGCGTTTCCGAACTGAGTTCTACTCTAAACACGAGCAAAAGACCTAAAAGTGAAATACCGAGGAGTCCTGACAAAGTGCCTGAGCTCAGAAGAAATAGCGATCCTGATGTGCCAAGTAATTATGTAACTGTAATAGAAGTAACAGGTAGTTcaaagaaggagaaaaatgAGGAATCTCTCAAAGAAGAGGACGAGAAAG ATGGAGAAGATGGCGACGCAGAGGTATCGGAGGAAGAACCTTACTATGATTCCGTAGCATTAGATCAAACAGGAGAGTATGTATATATTGATGCACGTGTCCCACCagttggaaataataatgGCAATAGAGTACCGCCGAGGAGACCGCCTTCTCTTCCAGACTCACCGGGGAACCAGAGCAACTATGTCAacatcgattattttataca GCATAGGGCAGCATTGGATAGTGAAGACGAAGAGGGTGCAAGCCCTGCGCCACCGATTCTGCTACGCGCTCTTAGCACCGATAACGAAACCGGCAGTAGCGATGCTGAACCTTTGAGTTTGAGCGAAGGCAGCTTAGAATCGCCCACACCAACGACCCCGCGTCGACAAGAGAAAAGTAAAGATCGTGAGGACGATAGAACGTCTATGATTAAATGTATTGTAAACTCGGTAGTAGAAAGTGAAACTGTATATGTTGAATGTCTAAACGTGATGCTACAA TATATGAAGGCTATAAGGGCCACATTGACGACGTCCCAGCCAGTTATTTCAGAAGATGAGTTCGGCAcaatgttttacaaaattcctGAACTTCATGAACAGCATCAAACATTTCTGAACGGTCTTAGAAAGAAATTGGAGAAATGGGATTGCAAGACAACGATAGGTGAACAGTTTAAA GTAATGGCCAGCAACATAGCGTTATATGGAGCTTTCTTACATAATTACGCCCGTGCTACCGACACTGTACGAAGGTGTTCCGCACATTCTACTCAATTCGGTGAAATTACAAAAGACATTAGACTCAGAGGATTCCCCAAAGGTCCCGGTTTATCTCTCGAAGATCTTCTACATAAGCCTGTAGCACGAGTGCAGAAGAACGCATTGGTATTGCAC GATCTCCTAAAACATACACCTGTGAATCATGCAGATCATGCACCGCTCTCCGAAGCTCTCGCTATGACTAGAAACTTCCTAGACGAATTCAACATTATCCAGACAAAATCAATGTTTCCG agtCATGATAGGGCACAACGAAGATTAGTGAAGAATTCGTTTGTAGTGGAATTGTCGGATGGCCATAGAAAGCTGAGACACTTATTCCTATTCAACGATGTGATTGCTTGTGCAAAATATAAGGCATCTGGTAGAGATAAGTTTACATTTGAATTAAAGTGGTATGTACCAGTAGCGGAAGCAGTGGTGACAGAAGATGGTATCGAACCACGCGAGACTAGTCCAGCTAATGTTGTAGCCCTCAG GTCACAGGCATGTACCGTACGCGATCAAATATTATGGGAAGAGCGCAACGATGAAAAACGAACTAGGCTTGGTGGTAGAGGTTCGgaaaagaatagaaagaaGCTTGCCGAGCTCGAAGCTCAACTAGTATTAGCATCTCCGAATTTAGTATTACGCGTCGCGCATAAAAGTCAGCATAGAATGCAAAACTCGTACACGTTCTTTCTGTCCAGTGAATTTGAACGGTCTCAATGGGTTGAAGCGGTGGAGGCATTGCAACAGGTAATGCGTTCCCATATGTACCTAGATAAGTCAAAG GGTGGACAACCGCCAGGACCGTTGCCTTTGTCAATGTACGAGTTACAGGCTTGGGTTACAGCCTGCCGTACTTATCTGCAAACAGATATGGGCAGTTATTTGTTGCGATCAGGTCGCGATGAAAGTTTATTACTTGGTGATCTTCACTTGACTCTGCTCGGCTTGACGCCGCCAGGTTTAGACCGAATAGGAGATCTCTATATAATTGTGGAAGTCGATAGTTATGGGCATTACTTTAAGAGAGCAAGAAGTCGTGTTGCAAGGGGTCAAGCTCCAACGTGGG GTGAAACATTTGTTGTCGAATTGGAAGGCAGTCAAAATGTTCGAATTCTATTGTACGAGGAATGTGGAACGCGTTCGGTGCTGCGAGGAAAATGTATACAGAGACTAAGCCGATCTTGGCTGCAGTCGGATCAAGTGGAGAGGTCGTTGAATTTGGGACCAGCTACTCTAGATGTGGCTCTTCGTTTCGTTCCAAGCGAAGTCACTTTAAGGCGGGTACCATCTGCCAAACCTCAAGGCTTATTCGGAGCTAAAATTCAGCAAGTGTGCAA ACGCGAGAAACGAGACGttccttttattataactGCCTGCGTGAGAGAGGTCGAAAGGCGGGGAGTCGGTGAAGTTGGTTTATACCGTGTCTCCGGTTCCGCGTCTGACTTGACCAAGTTGcgaaaatcgttcgaaagCAATTCGTACGAAGCGGAGCAGTTGCTTAAAGAG GTGGATGTCCATTCGGTGACAGGTGTTCTTAAACTGTACCTTCGAGAGATGCCCGAGGCTCTTTTCACGGATGCTCTTTATCCGGCTTTCCTGGAAGCTTTCCAAACTGGCGAGTTGTCAAAGGGTAATGCCTTGCGAAGAGTCTATGAAAGCCTACCGACTGTAAACAAAGCAGTAATCGACTTTCTACTAACTCACTTGATAAGAGTGAATAAACATGAGGCGCAAAACAAGATGTCCTTGCATAATTTGGCGACAGTATTCGGACCGACATTGCTCCGACCCGGCACAAACTCCCGGTCCGACGCAAAAAGCCGCGACCCGCTGGCCGCGGGTACCGTTGACGTAATGGCGCAGGCAGGCATACTCTACTGTTTCTTGCAGATGCACATGCAACAGAAGAATCAGTCACTCTAG
- the Rhogap1a gene encoding rho GTPase activating protein at 1A isoform X3 — protein MSVFGDFQRVWVQRFPDSALPAAWEEDVRANLVKHKQKVSALREELEKEEFYVEYLERLLADVERHKQLANSNIVITAEKQQLADSQNQQICQSAENSLFDVTNASRVQQTEQLAPSLPVREDISKFQDKCVSELSSTLNTSKRPKSEIPRSPDKVPELRRNSDPDVPSNYVTVIEVTGSSKKEKNEESLKEEDEKDLENAINEDGEDGDAEVSEEEPYYDSVALDQTGEYVYIDARVPPVGNNNGNRVPPRRPPSLPDSPGNQSNYVNIDYFIQHRAALDSEDEEGASPAPPILLRALSTDNETGSSDAEPLSLSEGSLESPTPTTPRRQEKSKDREDDRTSMIKCIVNSVVESETVYVECLNVMLQYMKAIRATLTTSQPVISEDEFGTMFYKIPELHEQHQTFLNGLRKKLEKWDCKTTIGEQFKVMASNIALYGAFLHNYARATDTVRRCSAHSTQFGEITKDIRLRGFPKGPGLSLEDLLHKPVARVQKNALVLHDLLKHTPVNHADHAPLSEALAMTRNFLDEFNIIQTKSMFPSHDRAQRRLVKNSFVVELSDGHRKLRHLFLFNDVIACAKYKASGRDKFTFELKWYVPVAEAVVTEDGIEPRETSPANVVALRSQACTVRDQILWEERNDEKRTRLGGRGSEKNRKKLAELEAQLVLASPNLVLRVAHKSQHRMQNSYTFFLSSEFERSQWVEAVEALQQGGQPPGPLPLSMYELQAWVTACRTYLQTDMGSYLLRSGRDESLLLGDLHLTLLGLTPPGLDRIGDLYIIVEVDSYGHYFKRARSRVARGQAPTWGETFVVELEGSQNVRILLYEECGTRSVLRGKCIQRLSRSWLQSDQVERSLNLGPATLDVALRFVPSEVTLRRVPSAKPQGLFGAKIQQVCKREKRDVPFIITACVREVERRGVGEVGLYRVSGSASDLTKLRKSFESNSYEAEQLLKEVDVHSVTGVLKLYLREMPEALFTDALYPAFLEAFQTGELSKGNALRRVYESLPTVNKAVIDFLLTHLIRVNKHEAQNKMSLHNLATVFGPTLLRPGTNSRSDAKSRDPLAAGTVDVMAQAGILYCFLQMHMQQKNQSL, from the exons ATGAGCGTTTTCGGGGATTTCCAGCGTGTCTGGGTACAAAGATTCCCGGACAGCGCCTTGCCGGCGGCCTGGGAAGAAGACGTCAGGGCCAACCTAGTCAAGCATAAACAGAAG GTGTCTGCTCTGAGAGAGGAActtgaaaaagaagaattctATGTGGAATATTTGGAAAGGTTACTAGCCGACGTAGAACGTCACAAACAATTGGCTAACAGCAACATTGTAATAACTGCTGAAAAGCAGCAGCTTGCAGATTCTCAAAACCAACAGATCTGTCAATCAGCAGAAAATAGTCTGTTTGATGTAACAAACGCATCTCGTGTGCAACAAACGGAGCAACTGGCTCCATCTCTTCCCGTGCGCGAGGATATAAGTAAGTTTCAAGACAAATGCGTTTCCGAACTGAGTTCTACTCTAAACACGAGCAAAAGACCTAAAAGTGAAATACCGAGGAGTCCTGACAAAGTGCCTGAGCTCAGAAGAAATAGCGATCCTGATGTGCCAAGTAATTATGTAACTGTAATAGAAGTAACAGGTAGTTcaaagaaggagaaaaatgAGGAATCTCTCAAAGAAGAGGACGAGAAAG ATTTGGAAAATGCGATTAACGAAGATGGAGAAGATGGCGACGCAGAGGTATCGGAGGAAGAACCTTACTATGATTCCGTAGCATTAGATCAAACAGGAGAGTATGTATATATTGATGCACGTGTCCCACCagttggaaataataatgGCAATAGAGTACCGCCGAGGAGACCGCCTTCTCTTCCAGACTCACCGGGGAACCAGAGCAACTATGTCAacatcgattattttataca GCATAGGGCAGCATTGGATAGTGAAGACGAAGAGGGTGCAAGCCCTGCGCCACCGATTCTGCTACGCGCTCTTAGCACCGATAACGAAACCGGCAGTAGCGATGCTGAACCTTTGAGTTTGAGCGAAGGCAGCTTAGAATCGCCCACACCAACGACCCCGCGTCGACAAGAGAAAAGTAAAGATCGTGAGGACGATAGAACGTCTATGATTAAATGTATTGTAAACTCGGTAGTAGAAAGTGAAACTGTATATGTTGAATGTCTAAACGTGATGCTACAA TATATGAAGGCTATAAGGGCCACATTGACGACGTCCCAGCCAGTTATTTCAGAAGATGAGTTCGGCAcaatgttttacaaaattcctGAACTTCATGAACAGCATCAAACATTTCTGAACGGTCTTAGAAAGAAATTGGAGAAATGGGATTGCAAGACAACGATAGGTGAACAGTTTAAA GTAATGGCCAGCAACATAGCGTTATATGGAGCTTTCTTACATAATTACGCCCGTGCTACCGACACTGTACGAAGGTGTTCCGCACATTCTACTCAATTCGGTGAAATTACAAAAGACATTAGACTCAGAGGATTCCCCAAAGGTCCCGGTTTATCTCTCGAAGATCTTCTACATAAGCCTGTAGCACGAGTGCAGAAGAACGCATTGGTATTGCAC GATCTCCTAAAACATACACCTGTGAATCATGCAGATCATGCACCGCTCTCCGAAGCTCTCGCTATGACTAGAAACTTCCTAGACGAATTCAACATTATCCAGACAAAATCAATGTTTCCG agtCATGATAGGGCACAACGAAGATTAGTGAAGAATTCGTTTGTAGTGGAATTGTCGGATGGCCATAGAAAGCTGAGACACTTATTCCTATTCAACGATGTGATTGCTTGTGCAAAATATAAGGCATCTGGTAGAGATAAGTTTACATTTGAATTAAAGTGGTATGTACCAGTAGCGGAAGCAGTGGTGACAGAAGATGGTATCGAACCACGCGAGACTAGTCCAGCTAATGTTGTAGCCCTCAG GTCACAGGCATGTACCGTACGCGATCAAATATTATGGGAAGAGCGCAACGATGAAAAACGAACTAGGCTTGGTGGTAGAGGTTCGgaaaagaatagaaagaaGCTTGCCGAGCTCGAAGCTCAACTAGTATTAGCATCTCCGAATTTAGTATTACGCGTCGCGCATAAAAGTCAGCATAGAATGCAAAACTCGTACACGTTCTTTCTGTCCAGTGAATTTGAACGGTCTCAATGGGTTGAAGCGGTGGAGGCATTGCAACAG GGTGGACAACCGCCAGGACCGTTGCCTTTGTCAATGTACGAGTTACAGGCTTGGGTTACAGCCTGCCGTACTTATCTGCAAACAGATATGGGCAGTTATTTGTTGCGATCAGGTCGCGATGAAAGTTTATTACTTGGTGATCTTCACTTGACTCTGCTCGGCTTGACGCCGCCAGGTTTAGACCGAATAGGAGATCTCTATATAATTGTGGAAGTCGATAGTTATGGGCATTACTTTAAGAGAGCAAGAAGTCGTGTTGCAAGGGGTCAAGCTCCAACGTGGG GTGAAACATTTGTTGTCGAATTGGAAGGCAGTCAAAATGTTCGAATTCTATTGTACGAGGAATGTGGAACGCGTTCGGTGCTGCGAGGAAAATGTATACAGAGACTAAGCCGATCTTGGCTGCAGTCGGATCAAGTGGAGAGGTCGTTGAATTTGGGACCAGCTACTCTAGATGTGGCTCTTCGTTTCGTTCCAAGCGAAGTCACTTTAAGGCGGGTACCATCTGCCAAACCTCAAGGCTTATTCGGAGCTAAAATTCAGCAAGTGTGCAA ACGCGAGAAACGAGACGttccttttattataactGCCTGCGTGAGAGAGGTCGAAAGGCGGGGAGTCGGTGAAGTTGGTTTATACCGTGTCTCCGGTTCCGCGTCTGACTTGACCAAGTTGcgaaaatcgttcgaaagCAATTCGTACGAAGCGGAGCAGTTGCTTAAAGAG GTGGATGTCCATTCGGTGACAGGTGTTCTTAAACTGTACCTTCGAGAGATGCCCGAGGCTCTTTTCACGGATGCTCTTTATCCGGCTTTCCTGGAAGCTTTCCAAACTGGCGAGTTGTCAAAGGGTAATGCCTTGCGAAGAGTCTATGAAAGCCTACCGACTGTAAACAAAGCAGTAATCGACTTTCTACTAACTCACTTGATAAGAGTGAATAAACATGAGGCGCAAAACAAGATGTCCTTGCATAATTTGGCGACAGTATTCGGACCGACATTGCTCCGACCCGGCACAAACTCCCGGTCCGACGCAAAAAGCCGCGACCCGCTGGCCGCGGGTACCGTTGACGTAATGGCGCAGGCAGGCATACTCTACTGTTTCTTGCAGATGCACATGCAACAGAAGAATCAGTCACTCTAG
- the Rhogap1a gene encoding rho GTPase activating protein at 1A isoform X1 yields MSVFGDFQRVWVQRFPDSALPAAWEEDVRANLVKHKQKVSALREELEKEEFYVEYLERLLADVERHKQLANSNIVITAEKQQLADSQNQQICQSAENSLFDVTNASRVQQTEQLAPSLPVREDISKFQDKCVSELSSTLNTSKRPKSEIPRSPDKVPELRRNSDPDVPSNYVTVIEVTGSSKKEKNEESLKEEDEKDLENAINEDGEDGDAEVSEEEPYYDSVALDQTGEYVYIDARVPPVGNNNGNRVPPRRPPSLPDSPGNQSNYVNIDYFIQHRAALDSEDEEGASPAPPILLRALSTDNETGSSDAEPLSLSEGSLESPTPTTPRRQEKSKDREDDRTSMIKCIVNSVVESETVYVECLNVMLQYMKAIRATLTTSQPVISEDEFGTMFYKIPELHEQHQTFLNGLRKKLEKWDCKTTIGEQFKVMASNIALYGAFLHNYARATDTVRRCSAHSTQFGEITKDIRLRGFPKGPGLSLEDLLHKPVARVQKNALVLHDLLKHTPVNHADHAPLSEALAMTRNFLDEFNIIQTKSMFPSHDRAQRRLVKNSFVVELSDGHRKLRHLFLFNDVIACAKYKASGRDKFTFELKWYVPVAEAVVTEDGIEPRETSPANVVALRSQACTVRDQILWEERNDEKRTRLGGRGSEKNRKKLAELEAQLVLASPNLVLRVAHKSQHRMQNSYTFFLSSEFERSQWVEAVEALQQVMRSHMYLDKSKGGQPPGPLPLSMYELQAWVTACRTYLQTDMGSYLLRSGRDESLLLGDLHLTLLGLTPPGLDRIGDLYIIVEVDSYGHYFKRARSRVARGQAPTWGETFVVELEGSQNVRILLYEECGTRSVLRGKCIQRLSRSWLQSDQVERSLNLGPATLDVALRFVPSEVTLRRVPSAKPQGLFGAKIQQVCKREKRDVPFIITACVREVERRGVGEVGLYRVSGSASDLTKLRKSFESNSYEAEQLLKEVDVHSVTGVLKLYLREMPEALFTDALYPAFLEAFQTGELSKGNALRRVYESLPTVNKAVIDFLLTHLIRVNKHEAQNKMSLHNLATVFGPTLLRPGTNSRSDAKSRDPLAAGTVDVMAQAGILYCFLQMHMQQKNQSL; encoded by the exons ATGAGCGTTTTCGGGGATTTCCAGCGTGTCTGGGTACAAAGATTCCCGGACAGCGCCTTGCCGGCGGCCTGGGAAGAAGACGTCAGGGCCAACCTAGTCAAGCATAAACAGAAG GTGTCTGCTCTGAGAGAGGAActtgaaaaagaagaattctATGTGGAATATTTGGAAAGGTTACTAGCCGACGTAGAACGTCACAAACAATTGGCTAACAGCAACATTGTAATAACTGCTGAAAAGCAGCAGCTTGCAGATTCTCAAAACCAACAGATCTGTCAATCAGCAGAAAATAGTCTGTTTGATGTAACAAACGCATCTCGTGTGCAACAAACGGAGCAACTGGCTCCATCTCTTCCCGTGCGCGAGGATATAAGTAAGTTTCAAGACAAATGCGTTTCCGAACTGAGTTCTACTCTAAACACGAGCAAAAGACCTAAAAGTGAAATACCGAGGAGTCCTGACAAAGTGCCTGAGCTCAGAAGAAATAGCGATCCTGATGTGCCAAGTAATTATGTAACTGTAATAGAAGTAACAGGTAGTTcaaagaaggagaaaaatgAGGAATCTCTCAAAGAAGAGGACGAGAAAG ATTTGGAAAATGCGATTAACGAAGATGGAGAAGATGGCGACGCAGAGGTATCGGAGGAAGAACCTTACTATGATTCCGTAGCATTAGATCAAACAGGAGAGTATGTATATATTGATGCACGTGTCCCACCagttggaaataataatgGCAATAGAGTACCGCCGAGGAGACCGCCTTCTCTTCCAGACTCACCGGGGAACCAGAGCAACTATGTCAacatcgattattttataca GCATAGGGCAGCATTGGATAGTGAAGACGAAGAGGGTGCAAGCCCTGCGCCACCGATTCTGCTACGCGCTCTTAGCACCGATAACGAAACCGGCAGTAGCGATGCTGAACCTTTGAGTTTGAGCGAAGGCAGCTTAGAATCGCCCACACCAACGACCCCGCGTCGACAAGAGAAAAGTAAAGATCGTGAGGACGATAGAACGTCTATGATTAAATGTATTGTAAACTCGGTAGTAGAAAGTGAAACTGTATATGTTGAATGTCTAAACGTGATGCTACAA TATATGAAGGCTATAAGGGCCACATTGACGACGTCCCAGCCAGTTATTTCAGAAGATGAGTTCGGCAcaatgttttacaaaattcctGAACTTCATGAACAGCATCAAACATTTCTGAACGGTCTTAGAAAGAAATTGGAGAAATGGGATTGCAAGACAACGATAGGTGAACAGTTTAAA GTAATGGCCAGCAACATAGCGTTATATGGAGCTTTCTTACATAATTACGCCCGTGCTACCGACACTGTACGAAGGTGTTCCGCACATTCTACTCAATTCGGTGAAATTACAAAAGACATTAGACTCAGAGGATTCCCCAAAGGTCCCGGTTTATCTCTCGAAGATCTTCTACATAAGCCTGTAGCACGAGTGCAGAAGAACGCATTGGTATTGCAC GATCTCCTAAAACATACACCTGTGAATCATGCAGATCATGCACCGCTCTCCGAAGCTCTCGCTATGACTAGAAACTTCCTAGACGAATTCAACATTATCCAGACAAAATCAATGTTTCCG agtCATGATAGGGCACAACGAAGATTAGTGAAGAATTCGTTTGTAGTGGAATTGTCGGATGGCCATAGAAAGCTGAGACACTTATTCCTATTCAACGATGTGATTGCTTGTGCAAAATATAAGGCATCTGGTAGAGATAAGTTTACATTTGAATTAAAGTGGTATGTACCAGTAGCGGAAGCAGTGGTGACAGAAGATGGTATCGAACCACGCGAGACTAGTCCAGCTAATGTTGTAGCCCTCAG GTCACAGGCATGTACCGTACGCGATCAAATATTATGGGAAGAGCGCAACGATGAAAAACGAACTAGGCTTGGTGGTAGAGGTTCGgaaaagaatagaaagaaGCTTGCCGAGCTCGAAGCTCAACTAGTATTAGCATCTCCGAATTTAGTATTACGCGTCGCGCATAAAAGTCAGCATAGAATGCAAAACTCGTACACGTTCTTTCTGTCCAGTGAATTTGAACGGTCTCAATGGGTTGAAGCGGTGGAGGCATTGCAACAGGTAATGCGTTCCCATATGTACCTAGATAAGTCAAAG GGTGGACAACCGCCAGGACCGTTGCCTTTGTCAATGTACGAGTTACAGGCTTGGGTTACAGCCTGCCGTACTTATCTGCAAACAGATATGGGCAGTTATTTGTTGCGATCAGGTCGCGATGAAAGTTTATTACTTGGTGATCTTCACTTGACTCTGCTCGGCTTGACGCCGCCAGGTTTAGACCGAATAGGAGATCTCTATATAATTGTGGAAGTCGATAGTTATGGGCATTACTTTAAGAGAGCAAGAAGTCGTGTTGCAAGGGGTCAAGCTCCAACGTGGG GTGAAACATTTGTTGTCGAATTGGAAGGCAGTCAAAATGTTCGAATTCTATTGTACGAGGAATGTGGAACGCGTTCGGTGCTGCGAGGAAAATGTATACAGAGACTAAGCCGATCTTGGCTGCAGTCGGATCAAGTGGAGAGGTCGTTGAATTTGGGACCAGCTACTCTAGATGTGGCTCTTCGTTTCGTTCCAAGCGAAGTCACTTTAAGGCGGGTACCATCTGCCAAACCTCAAGGCTTATTCGGAGCTAAAATTCAGCAAGTGTGCAA ACGCGAGAAACGAGACGttccttttattataactGCCTGCGTGAGAGAGGTCGAAAGGCGGGGAGTCGGTGAAGTTGGTTTATACCGTGTCTCCGGTTCCGCGTCTGACTTGACCAAGTTGcgaaaatcgttcgaaagCAATTCGTACGAAGCGGAGCAGTTGCTTAAAGAG GTGGATGTCCATTCGGTGACAGGTGTTCTTAAACTGTACCTTCGAGAGATGCCCGAGGCTCTTTTCACGGATGCTCTTTATCCGGCTTTCCTGGAAGCTTTCCAAACTGGCGAGTTGTCAAAGGGTAATGCCTTGCGAAGAGTCTATGAAAGCCTACCGACTGTAAACAAAGCAGTAATCGACTTTCTACTAACTCACTTGATAAGAGTGAATAAACATGAGGCGCAAAACAAGATGTCCTTGCATAATTTGGCGACAGTATTCGGACCGACATTGCTCCGACCCGGCACAAACTCCCGGTCCGACGCAAAAAGCCGCGACCCGCTGGCCGCGGGTACCGTTGACGTAATGGCGCAGGCAGGCATACTCTACTGTTTCTTGCAGATGCACATGCAACAGAAGAATCAGTCACTCTAG